Proteins co-encoded in one Sebastes umbrosus isolate fSebUmb1 chromosome 20, fSebUmb1.pri, whole genome shotgun sequence genomic window:
- the LOC119480048 gene encoding G protein-activated inward rectifier potassium channel 1-like: protein MSALRRKFGEDYQVVNTNQGMTSSFSSAPAKRKRQRFVEKNGRCNVQHGNLGGETSRYISDLFTTLVDLKWRWNLLIFILTYTVAWLVMASMWWVIAFIRGDLRQSGGHDKSYTPCVANVYNFPSAFLFFIETESTIGYGYRYITEKCPEGIILFLFQSLLGSIVDAFLIGCMFIKMSQPKKRAETLMFSQDSVISQRDGKLCLMFRVGNLRNSHMVSAQIRCKLIKSRQTPEGEFLPLDQCELDVGFGTGADQLFLVSPLTICHEINTKSPFFDLSQRSLMNEQFEIVVILEGIVETTGMTCQARTSYTEDEVLWGHRFLPVMSLEEGFFRVDYSQFHNNFAVNTPPYSVKEQEEKSSLTSPNSVSVAPTPSSPQLGNGGRGGRRERLLSADYADHAEDQSSRRPSKLQRMSSTREELMWRGLKTGPALPGGKAASVGDLPLSIQRLRSSSIPVVRQGQLEEQVQLLSLDGDVEEGELEKHRLPAAISTITTPTPVQIPLMGSRPEDNLPAKLRRMNADR from the exons ATGTCAGCCTTACGGAGGAAATTCGGCGAGGACTACCAGGTGGTGAACACCAACCAGGGCATgacttcttctttctcctccgcACCTGCGAAGAGGAAGCGGCAGCGGTTCGTGGAGAAGAACGGCCGGTGCAACGTGCAGCACGGTAACCTTGGCGGAGAGACCAGCCGCTACATCTCCGACCTCTTCACCACGCTGGTGGATCTCAAGTGGCGCTGGAACCTGCTCATCTTCATCCTCACGTACACGGTGGCGTGGCTGGTCATGGCTTCGATGTGGTGGGTGATCGCCTTCATCCGCGGCGACCTGAGACAAAGCGGCGGACACGACAAGTCCTACACGCCGTGCGTCGCCAACGTTTACAACTTTCCCTCCGCGTTTCTCTTCTTCATCGAGACGGAGTCGACCATCGGATACGGCTATCGGTACATTACAGAGAAGTGTCCCGAGGGCATCATCCTCTTCTTGTTCCAGTCGCTGCTGGGCTCCATCGTGGACGCGTTCCTCATCGGCTGCATGTTCATCAAGATGTCGCAGCCGAAGAAGCGCGCAGAGACGCTGATGTTCAGCCAGGACTCGGTGATCTCGCAGAGGGATGGGAAGTTGTGCCTCATGTTCCGGGTGGGGAACCTGAGGAACAGCCACATGGTGTCTGCGCAGATCAGGTGCAAACTCATCAAG TCGCGGCAGACCCCAGAGGGCGAGTTCCTGCCCCTGGATCAGTGTGAGCTGGACGTGGGTTTTGGGACGGGGGCGGACCAGCTCTTCTTGGTGTCGCCTCTAACCATCTGCCATGAGATCAACACCAAGAGCCCGTTCTTTGATCTGTCGCAGCGCTCGCTCATGAACGAGCAGTTTGAGATTGTTGTCATCCTAGAGGGCATCGTGGAAACCACTG GTATGACATGCCAGGCGAGGACATCTTACACCGAAGATGAAGTCTTGTGGGGCCATCGTTTCCTCCCCGTCATGTCGCTGGAGGAGGGCTTCTTCAGAGTCGACTACTCCCAGTTCCACAACAACTTTGCGGTCAATACGCCTCCCTACAGCGTcaaagagcaggaggagaagtCCTCGTTGACGTCGCCCAACTCTGTCTCTGTTGCGcccaccccctcctcccctcagcTGGGTAACGGTGGCCGCGGAGGCCGCAGGGAAAGGCTCCTGTCAGCTGACTATGCAGATCACGCAGAGGACCAATCCTCCAGGCGGCCCAGCAAACTCCAACGCATGAGCTCCACCAGGGAGGAGCTCATGTGGAGGGGACTGAAGACGGGGCCAGCCTTGCCTGGGGGGAAGGCCGCCAGCGTAGGAGACCTTCCGCTTAGTATTCAGAGGCTGAGGTCCAGCTCCATCCCGGTAGTGAGGCAGGGACAGCTGGAGGAGCAGGTCCAGCTGCTGTCTTTGGATGGAGATGTCGAGGAGGGCGAGCTGGAGAAACACAGACTGCCAGCAGCCATTAGCACCATCACAACACCAACCCCAGTTCAGATCCCCTTGATGGGGAGTCGGCCAGAGGACAACCTGCCCGCCAAACTGCGCAGAATGAATGCCGACCGCTGA